TTAGTTTCTTTTGAAGATGATTTGAAAGTTTACAGACTAACAAAGTTCATTAAGACTAACCAAGAAACTTCTATCAACCTGAAGCCTGCTGTTAAGAAAGGACAGAAAGTAGTAGAAGGCGATTTCTTAACTGAAGGTTATGCAACTCGTAATGGTGAGCTGGCCTTAGGTAAGAACCTGAAAGTAGCCTTCATGCCTTGGAAAGGTTACAACTTCGAGGATGCGATTGTAATCTCTGAAAGAGTTGTAAAAGAAGATATGTTTACTTCAGTTCACATTTCTGAATATGAACTGGAAGTACGTGATACGAAGTTGGGTGAGGAAGAATTGACTCCAGATATTCCAAACGTTTCTGAAGAAGCTACAAAAGATCTGGATGAGAATGGTATCATTCGCATTGGTGCTCAAATTAAGGAAGGTGATATCTTGATTGGTAAGATCACTCCTAAAGGTGAATCTGACCCAACACCAGAAGAGAAGTTATTGCGTGCCATCTTTGGTGATAAAGCTGGTGATGCGAAGGATGCTTCTCTGAAAGCACCAAACGGTGTGGAAGGTGTAGTGATCGGTAAGAAACTGTTCCAGAGAGCGAAGAAAGATAAGAACGCAAAAGTTCGTGAGAAAGCTGCCATTGAGAAGTTAGAAAAAGTACACGAAAAGAATGTGTCTGATCTAATGGAAGTATTGTTGGATAAACTACTGACATTATTGAAAGACAAAGCTTCTGCAGGTGTTTCTAACAACTTTGGCGAGGTGTTAATTGGTAAAGGCTCGAAGTTCACTCAGAAAAACCTTTCAGGTATTGACTACATGAACGTTAATCCGTTGGGTTGGTCTGGTGATGCGAAGATTGATGATCAAATCAACATTCTTCTTCACAACTATAGCATTAAGTACAACGAAGAACTAGGTCGTTACAAGCGCGAGAAATTCAACATCTCTATTGGTGACGAATTACCTGCAGGTGTACTGAAACTGGCTAAAGTATACATCGCTGTTAAGCGTAAGCTGAAAGTAGGTGATAAGATGGCCGGTCGTCACGGTAACAAGGGTATCGTTGCTAAGATTGTTCGTGCTGAAGATATGCCGTTCCTGGAAGATGGAACTCCTGTGGATATCGTATTGAACCCGCTGGGTGTACCTTCTCGTATGAACCTTGGACAGATCTATGAAACTGTGTTAGGTTGGGCTGGTATGGAATTGAGTACCAAGTTTGAAACGCCAATCTTTGATGGTGCTTCAACTGACGACATTGCTAAGTTCTGTGAGCAGGCTGGTATCCCAATGTTCGGTCACACATACTTGTATGATGGTGAAACCGGTGAACGTTTCCACCAGAAAGCTACTGTGGGTGTTATCTATGTTATCAAACTTCACCACATGGTGGATGATAAGATGCACGCACGTTCTATCGGACCATACAGCTTGATTACTCAACAGCCGCTGGGTGGTAAAGCGCAGTTCGGTGGTCAGCGTTTCGGTGAGATGGAGGTTTGGGCTTTGGAAGCATACGGTGCATCTAACATCTTACAAGAGCTGTTAACGATCAAGTCTGATGATATCATTGGCCGTGCTAAAACGTACGAAGCCATTGTGAAAGGTGAAAATATTCCTCGCGCTGGTGTACCTGAATCATTCAATGTATTGGTACATGAATTAAGAGGCTTAGGCTTGGATTTAAAATTCCATGACTAATAAGATCGTGAAACGTGAGACTCTAAATGTGAAAGTTTGAGTCTCGCGTTTCTTGATTCATTTTTCGCGAAAAAAGAATTAGAAACTTCAAATTAGAAATCAGCTAATATGGCTTTTAATAAAAGAGATAATCGTCCAAGACCATCGTTTTCAAAGATTACGATTGGTTTGGCTTCTCCCGACAGCATTTTAGAAAAAAGCTTTGGTGAAGTACTAAAGCCGGAGACCATTAACTATCGTACCTATAAACCTGAAAGAGATGGTTTGTTCTGCGAAAGAATTTTTGGTCCCGTAAAAGATTACGAGTGTGCTTGCGGTAAGTATAAGCGTATTCGTTATAAGGGCATCGTTTGCGACCGTTGTGGTGTAGAGGTAACTGAGAAGAAGGTACGTCGTGAGCGTATGGGCCATATTAAATTAGTAGTGCCTGTAGTTCATATCTGGTATTTCAAATCTCTGCCTAATAAAATTGGTTACCTGTTAGGAATGAGCTCTAAGAAATTAGAGTCTATTGTTTACTATGAGCGTTTTGTAGTAATTCAATCAGGTATCCGTGCTGATAAAGGTCAGAACTACGGCGACTTATTGACTGAAGAAGAGTATTTGGACATTTTGGATACCCTTCCAAAAGATAACCAATACCTGCCTGATGAAGATCCTAACAAGTTCGTAGCCAAAATGGGTGCGGAAGCTGTTAGTGACTTGTTGGCAAGAATCGACTTAGATCAGTTGTCTTATGATCTACGTAATGCAGCAGCAACAGAAACTTCTCAGCAACGTAAAGCGGACGCCTTAAAGCGTTTGTCTGTTGTAGAAGCTTTCCGTGATGCACAAACAAGAATTTCTAACCGTCCTGAATGGATGGTAATGCAATACATTCCGGTAATTCCACCAGAACTGCGTCCGTTAGTGCCGCTGGATGGTGGTCGTTTTGCGTCTTCTGACCTGAATGATTTATACCGTCGTGTAATTATCCGTAACAACCGTTTGAAGCGTTTGTTAGAGATTAAAGCGCCAGAAGTAATCTTACGTAACGAAAAGCGTATGTTACAGGAAGCGGTTGACTCTTTATTTGATAACAGCCGTAAGTCTAACGCCGTTAAAGCGGAAGGTGGCCGTGCCTTGAAATCACTTTCTGATGTATTGAAAGGTAAGCAAGGTCGTTTCCGTCAGAACTTGTTAGGTAAACGTGTTGACTACTCTGGTCGTTCTGTAATTGTAGTGGGACCTGAGATGAAGTTGCACGAGTGCGGTTTGCCAAAAGATATGGCTGCTGAATTATTCAAGCCATTTATCATTCGCAAGTTGATTGAAAGAGGTATCGTAAAAACAGTGAAATCAGCCCGTAAACTGGTTGATAAGAAAGAGGCTGTGGTTTGGGATATCTTAGAAAATATTTTGAAAGGTCACCCGGTAATGTTAAACCGTGCCCCAACGCTGCACCGTTTATCTATCCAGGCCTTCCAACCGAAGTTAGTAGAAGGTAAAGCGATTCAACTTCACCCGTTGGTAACAACAGCCTTCAACGCCGACTTTGATGGTGACCAAATGGCGGTACACGTGCCTCTGAGCCATGCCGCTATCTTGGAAGCTCAATTGTTGATGTTGGCTTCTCATAACATTTTGAACCCGCAGAACGGTACGCCAATCACCCTTCCTTCTCAGGACATGGTACTTGGTCTGTACTATATTTCTAAGGGTAAGAAATCAACTGAAACTGAAAAAGTTCGTGGTGAAGGAAAAGCTTTCTATAGCCAGGAAGAAGTTATCATTGCTTACAATGAAAAGCGTGTAGATCTACATGCGCATATTAAAGTAAAAGCAAATGTGCGTCAGGGTGAGCAATTGGTAAACAGATTAGTGGAAACTACTGTAGGTCGTGTATTGTTCAACCAATTCGTTCCATACGAAGTAGGCTATGTAAATGCCTTGTTGACCAAGAAAAACCTGCGTGAGATCATTGGTGATATCATTAAGATTACAAACGTTCCAAAGACGGCTAAGTTCCTGGATGATATCAAACAATTAGGTTTCCGTATGGCGTACTCTGGTGGTCTGTCATTCTCTATCAATGACTTGATCATCCCAGATATTAAGCAAGAATTACTGGATAACGCGAAGAATGAAGTAGACGAAGTGTGGGAAAACTACAACATGGGTCTAATTACAAACAACGAGCGTTATAACCAGATCGTAGATATTTGGTCTCGTGTGGATACCCGTATCACTGAAACATTGATCCGCGAATTAGCAACGGATAAGCAAGGTTTCAACTCTGTATACATGATGTTGGATTCCGGTGCCCGTGGTTCTAAGCAGCAGATCAAGCAGTTGGCTGGTATTAGAGGATTGATGGCAAAGCCACGTAAATCTGGTTCTACTGGTTCTGAGATCATTGAAAACCCGATCCTTTCCAACTTTAAAGGTGGTCTGAACGTATTGGATTACTTTATCTCTACGCACGGTGCTCGTAAAGGTCTTGCGGATACGGCCCTTAAAACAGCCGATGCCGGTTACCTGACCCGTCGTCTGGTAGACGTTGCACAAGATGTTGTAATCACTGAGGAAGATTGCGGTACACTACGTGGTATAGCTACTTCTGCATTGAAAGATAACGAGGATATCATTGAGCCATTGTCTGACCGTATTGAAGGTCGTACTTCAGTACACGATGTATATAATCCTGTAACGGAAGAATTAATCATTGCGGCTGGAAACGAGATCACTACTGATATTGCGAACTTGATTGAAGAAGTTGGTATTGAAACAGTAGAAATCCGTTCTGTACTGACATGTGAAGCCAAGCGTGGTACGTGTGTGAAGTGTTATGGTAAGAACCTGGCAACAGGTATTCTGGCTCAACGTGGTGATGCGGTTGGTATTATTGCTGCACAGTCAATCGGTGAACCTGGTACACAGTTAACACTACGTACCTTCCACGTGGGTGGTGTGGCTGGTTCTGCTTCAGTAGAATCTACATTGCCAGCTAAGTTTGACGGTACAGTGCAGTTTGATGGTGTACGTTCAGTAACAACCACGAATAACGAAGGTGATAAAGTACAAGTAGTAATTGGTCGTACAGGTGAAGTGAGAATCGTAGACGAGAAGAACGATCGCTTGTTAATCACTAACAACGTTCCTTACGGTGCTACTTTATTAGTGAAAGATGGTCAGAAGATCAAGAAAGGTGATGTAATCTGTACATGGGATCCATTCAATAACGTAATCGTAGCTGAACAAAATGGTAAGCTGAAGTTTGAGAATGTGCTTGAAGGTATTACGTTCCGTGAAGAGGCTGATGAGCAAACTGGTCACCGCGAGAAAGTGGTAATTGAAACCAGAGATAAAACTAAGATTCCATCAATTATTGTTGAAGGAAAAGATAAGAAATCATACAACTTACCTACAGGTAGCCATATCGTAGTTGACGAAGATGAGGATGTAAAAGCAGGTCAGGTTATTGTGAAGATCCCTCGTGTGTTAGGTAAGTTGAGAGATATCACCGGTGGTCTTCCACGTGTAACCGAGTTGTTTGAAGCTCGTAACCCAAGTAACCCTGCTATCGTATCTGAGATCGATGGTGTGGTAACCATGGGAGCAGTTAAACGTGGTAACCGTGAGATCATCATTGAAGCAAAAGATGGCGTAACCCGTAAATACTTAGTTCCATTGACTCGCCAGATCCTGGCACAAGATGGTGACTTTGTGAAGGCTGGTTCTCCATTATCTGATGGTCAGATTGCACCGCAGGATATTCTTTCTATTCAAGGTCCATTTGCCGTACAACAGTATGTGGTGAATGAGATCCAGGAAGTTTATCGCTTACAAGGTGTAAGAATTAACGATAAGCACATTGAGGTGATTGTGCGTCAGATGATGCGTAAGGTATCTATTGTAGATCCAGGTGATACGAAGTTCTTGGAAGATGATCTGGTTGATAAGTTTGAGTTCTTAGAAGAGAATGATTACATTTTCGATAAGAAGGTAATTACTGAAGCCGGAGAATCATCAAGAATGCGTCCTGGTCAGATTGTAAGTCTGCGTGAGATTCGTGAAGAGAATTCAATTTTACGTCGTAGCGATAAGACGTTGGTTGAATACCGTGATGCGAAGCCGGCTACATCTGCTCCAACCTTGTTAGGTATCACGAAGGCTTCATTAGGTGTAACCAGCTGGATTTCTGCAGCTTCGTTCCAAGAAACAACTAAAGTGTTGTCTTCAGCTGCGATCCAAGGTAAGACCGACGACATGCTAGGCTTGAAAGAAAACGTGATCACTGGTCACTTAATACCTGCAGGTTCTGGTCTGCGTGAATTCGATAACTTCATAGTAGGTAGCAAAGAAGAATATGAATTGCTGCAAACAGCTCGTGAAGCCATGAATTTCGACGAAGAAGAATAATCATTTATAAAGGCTTTTTATTAAGAACCCCACTTTTAGTGGGGTTCTTTTTGTATATAGCAATATTCATTTAAAAAAGCTTTACATGGGGACGGTTGGATTGTCCAGCTCAATTATATTATCAAAAGACTTCCAAGTGGCATTCATTTTTAGCCATTACATTATATCTGTTTTAGTTATTGCTATGGGCAATGTTGTTTTAAACTGTAAGAAAGGCTGCTATTTCGTACCTTTATAGACTACGCATTTGATTAATTATCGCCCTTCTTATTATACTTTTCTTTACTATTTCTTATGGGTTTATAACAGTAGATGGATAGCCTGATACGGGTCTAGTACGGGTAAGGTACGGGTAAGGTAGGGGTGAGATACGGGTGAACCTACAGGCTACCATGACGTTACTATGGCTTTACATAGGCTTTGCTATGAAGGTACATAGGCGGAGCTGTGAAGTAGTAGAGGAGTGATTATGGAGGTAGGCCATGGAGGAGTAGGATTGAGATTAGTCTGCCCAGCTATAATTTAGCATCATCTTCAAATTACCTGATAAACATTTATTCAGTGATCATAAGATTCTAATACGCTAATCAAAGTGCGTTTTAATAGCTTATCCCTTTAATAAAATGACCTCGTAGTTACAAGTACGAGGTCATTTTATTGTGTTTATTATGCTTTGCTATCGTCGACTGCCGGTGATAGCCGTATAAATAGCCAAGGCCAAAACTGCACCGCCTGTGGCTACTAAAATACTGTAAAGATTAAAGCCATCAACTGTGCCCCAGCCAAACTGGGTGGCTATCCAACCGCCTAAAACAGCACCAATAATTCCAATAAACATCGTAACAAAACATCCCTGAGGATCTCTACCCGGATGAAGGGCCTTTGCAATAGCCCCAGCCACTAAGCCTAGCAGCACCCATGAAATAATACCCATACCCTTTAATTTAAGCTTTAACAATTATTAGCCTTTACGCAAAGGGTGTACCTGCTGTTAATCGTTTGAAAAAGTTGTTATTGTAAAAGCGCGTCCGTATCATTTTGCCCCTTATTTTGCACAAAATTGTTCTTGAATGAAAAACGGCTTACTTATTTTAAACGTCGTGCTTTTAGCATTGGTTGGTGTTCTTTTTTACCTACATTTCTCTTCTAAGAACCCATCAGCTGCAAAGACTGCTAATAATCAAACAACTGCTGCTGCCAATACTCCCGGTTTTAAGATTGCTTATTTTGAAATGGATTCGGTAGAGAACTCCTTTCAAATGGTAAAGGATGTAAAGGCTGAACTGACAAAAAAAGAAGAAGCTATTGGATCTGAATTAGAGCGTTTAGAAAAGAATTACCGTAGTAAGGTAGCCCAATATCAAGCGCAAGCTCAAGGTAACAATATGACGCAGGTGCAATCTGAGATGGCTCAACGTGATGTTATGCAAATGCAGCAAAGTATGCAAAGCCGTCGTCAATCACTTGAGCAAGAGTACCAAGATCTGCAAATGCGTAAGTTGAAAGATGTAAAAGCTAAGATTGAAGATTATCTTAAGCAGTATAATAATGATAAAAATTATACTTACATTTTTGCGTATGAGCCAGGTATCTTTTATTATAAAGACACTACTTATAACATTACAGGAGATATTATTAAAGGTTTAAATCAACTGTATACAAAGAAATAAGATTACTGATACCGCAGATTGAGTATGAAGTTTGCGGATTGATCATAAAGTATTTTAAAGAAGGTCCCGCCATTTGGCGGGATTTTTCGTGACCGCGGATTTGATGGATTTATGGGATTAACAGGATTACCATTTTTTAGAATAAATGATAGTATGCTGGAGGAAGAATGGATTGGAAGTATTTGAAAAGATGAAAAGGCTTGTAATTCGTTATTTCTGGGCTTATAAATGGGGTAGTTGTCTAAATCCTTGAATTCTGTTTCAAAATCATATATATCAGCGGTCTTTCTTATCTTGACGTAAAATTGATTGCTAGTGATGGAAACTATTGAAACTATTGCCACGCCTCAAAAGGCCATTCAAGAGGATAAAGATTTTAAACGGTCTTTGGGGTTATTAGATGCTACGATGATTGTAGCAGGCTCTATGATAGGGTCGGGTATTTTTATTGTGAGTGCTGATATAACCCGTAATGTAGGAAGTGCGGGTTGGTTAGTGGCTGTGTGGTTAATAACCGGCTTTATGACCATAACGGCAGCTTTGAGTTATGGTGAGTTAAGCGGCATGTTCCCTAAAGCTGGTGGTCAGTATGTGTATTTGAAGGAGGCCTATAATCCACTTGTTGGGTTTTTGTATGGCTGGAGTTTCTTTGCCGTAATTCAAACGGCCACTATTGCCGCAGTGGGTGTGGCTTTCGCCAAGTTTACCGCCTACCTGATTCCCTCGTTAAGTGAAGACCTGGTAGCAATAGATCTAGGGTTTCGAACCATATCTCCCGCGCAATTATTATCCATAGTTGTGATTGTTTTACTTACTTATATCAACACCCGTGGGGTAAAGAATGGTAAGATAATCCAGACCACTTTTACCATGACTAAGCTTTTGAGCCTGTTTGGTTTGATTGCATTTGGCTTGATCATGGCAAAAGGAGATGTATGGACAGCCAACTGGAGTAATGCATGGGATTTACATGGATTAGCAAAAGATGGCAGCGTTACATCTTATACAATGGTGGCGGCATTGGGTGCCATAGCAGCTGCCATGGTAGGCTCAATATTTAGTAGTGATGCCTGGAATAATGTAACCTTTATAGCCGGGGAGATTAAAAACCCTAAACGCAATATTGGCTTGAGTTTATTCCTGGGAACTCTTATTGTAACACTGATTTATGTAACTGCCAATATTATGTATACGGCAGTTTTGCCTTTACAAGAGATTGCTGCTGCTGATAAAGACAGGGTAGCTGTAGCCGCTTCTCATGCCATCTTTGGTAATGTTGGAACTATTGTAATAGCCTTAATGATCATGGTATCTACCTTTGGCTGTAACAACGGATTGATCCTGGCAGGTGCCCGTGTGTATTATACCATGGCACAGGATGGATTATTCTTCAAGCAGACGGGGCATTTAAATAAGGCTGCAGTACCAGAGACCGCGTTGTGGATTCAGTGTATAGCTGCATGTATCTGGAGTTTGAGTGGAAACTATGGACAGCTGCTTGATATGATATCTTTTGTAGTGGTGATGTTCTACATGCTTACGATAGCTGGCATTTTTATCTTGCGCAAGAAGCGCCCGGATATGGAGCGTCCATATAAAGCATTTGGTTATCCTGTAATGCCAATCCTGTATATTCTGATGGGATTAGCTTTCTGTATTTTATTGATCATCTATAAACCTGAGTTTACATGGCCAGGTTTGATCATTGTGTTAGCTGGAATTCCAATTTATTTCATTGCTTTGTCGCGCCAAAAAAGGCTTGTCTAACTAGATGAAGGATTTACAGCAGTTATTTGCAACGTTTAAAGAGGTTAAAGTAGGAGTGATTGGTGATGTGATGTTGGATACCTACATGTGGGGGCATGTGGAAAGGATTTCACCTGAAGCACCTGTTCCTATTGTTTCACTGGATAAGAAAGAGTACAGAATAGGTGGTGCAGGTAATGTAGCGTTGAATTTGCATTCATTAGGCGCACAAGCATATGTATTATCAGTAACGGGAAAGGATGAAGATTCCGTAAACCTGAATGCCTTATTTGCACAATGTGGCATTAATGTTCAATACTGTATTCAAAGTACAAGTAGAATTACAACCAATAAAACGCGCATTATTAGTCGCAATCAGCAAATGATGCGATTGGATAATGAAATTACATTCGACCTAAACCGGGAAGAAGAAGCCGCTTTATTGGACAAGGTTGAGCAATTCATTGTAGCTGAAAAGCCTGATATTATCATCCTTGAGGATTATAACAAGGGTGTGTTGACTGAAGCCGTCATTAGAAGTGTGATTAGCATTTGTAAAAAGGCTGGTGTATTAACTGCCGTAGATCCAAAGCGCAAGAACTTCTTTACTTACAAAGGTGTAGACCTATTTAAGCCTAACCTTAAGGAGGTAAAAGAGGCGTTAAACATGCTCTTTACGGATGCTGATCATGCGTTGCTGGAAAGTATCCACGCAGAACTGCATAACCTGTTGCACCATAGGATCTCCTTTATTACGCTTTCCGAAAAAGGGGTGTTTTATAAGGATGGAGAGGAAACTAAACTGATTCCTTCGCATGTGCGGAACATAGCTGATGTTTCAGGGGCGGGTGATACGGTAATTGCTGTAGCCGCTTTGGTATATGCTGCTACAAAAGATGTATACCTGATGGCCGCTATTGCTAATATTGCCGGGGGACTGGTTTGTGAAGAGGTTGGGACAGCTGCCATTGATCCAAAGCGTCTATTGGAGGAGAGTGAGCTTCTTATTCAATAAGACAGTGCTCTGTTCTGCATTAACAAGAATTACAACATCAATTGCGCCTTCTTTCATTGTAAAAAGGCGCAATTTTGTTTATTAGATATTCACTTTCAATACTTAGATACTCATGTCGACATTTACAATAGCTATACATGGCGGTGCTGGTACCATTTTGAAAGAAGATATGACGCCGGAGTTGGAAAAGGCGTACATGGATGCACTTAACGATGCTTTGGAGGCGGGGTATGGAGTTTTGCAAAGAGGGGGAAGTGCCGTAAATGCTGTGAAAGCTGCTTGTATTTTGTTAGAAGACAATGTCTTGTTTAATGCGGGTAGGGGCTCTGTTTTTACTAAACAGGGATTGCAGGAAATGGATGCTGCCATTATGGATGGCGCCAATTTAGATGCAGGAGCAGTTGCCGGTGTACGTAATGTGCGTAATCCTATTGCATTGGCCATTGAAGTAATGCAGCATAGTAACCACGTTTTCTTAAGCGGGCAAGGAGCTAACGATTTTGCTTTACAACAGGGCATTAAGCTTGAGGCGGATGATTATTTCTATTCACAGTTTCGGTATGATCAATGGAAAGCAGTGAAGGATACCGACGACTATGTGATGGATCATCAGCATGAGTCAAAGGATGAGTTGATACGTGATAAAAAGTTTGGTACCGTAGGAGCTGTTGCCTGTGATAGTAATGGAAATATTGCAGCGGCAACAAGTACTGGTGGTATGACCAATAAGAAATGGGGACGTATTGGAGATAGTCCTCTTATTGGTGCTGGGACTTATGCTAATAACGCAACCTGCGCCATTAGTTGTACAGGGCATGGTGAGCTATTTATCCGCTCTGTAGCGGCCTATGATGTTAGTTGCCTGATGGAATACAAAGGCCTCAGCCTACAAGATGCTATGGACATAGTAGTGCGGGATAAATTAGTAAAGATTGGTGGGGAAGGGGGGATGATTGGTGTAGATGCAAAGGGTAACTTTGCTATGCCCTTTAATAGTGCCGGTATGTATAGAGGCGCTAAAAGTAGTATGGGACGATTTGAAGTTTTGATTTATAAATAAAGTTTTACAATAAACAAGAGAAATCTATTTAATTTTCATTGCTGGTAAATGCCAGACAAATAAAGGCTAATTAATTAAAATGCTATGAAGAAATATGCAATAATCGTTGCTGGTGGTGTTGGTACAAGAATGGAAAGTGCAACGCCTAAACAGTTTCTCCTTTTACATGATAAGCCAGTTCTATATTATACCATCAGAACTTTTTTGGAGGCATATGATGATTTGAAAATCATCCTAGTGCTTCCTGAAGATTATACAGATATGGGGCGTGAGATTATTGATGCTTACTTTGATTATAACCGCATTCAAATTACAGCAGGTGGAGAAACCCGGTTTCATTCTGTGAAAAATGGTTTGCGGTTGTTAGATGAAGATGGGATTGTTTTTGTACATGATGGGGTACGTTGTTTGTTAACAACTGAACTTATTCACCGTTGTTATGAAAAAGCATTAGAAAATGGAAGTGCCATTCCTGTGGTGCCAGTAAAAGATAGCGTACGCTTACTATCTGGCGAGAGTAATGAGGCGATAGAACGCAATAGGGTAGTTTTGGTTCAAACTCCTCAAACTTTCCACAGTCGCATCTTATTACCTGCCTTTGAAATTGATTACAAAGAACGTTTTACCGATGAAGCATCTGTCGTGGAGTCCTTTGGATTAAAAATAGAACTGGTGGGAGGCGAGGAAAATAATATCAAAATCACTCGACCTATTGATTTAGTAGCGGCAGAAAGTTTACTCTCTATGGCACAATCACTTCATAATGATTAGTCGATTGAACCTAGCTGTTTCAAAGCTTTTGTTCTGTTATAAGATATCTTTAAACACATTAACATTTTTAAAGTTACTCTGGAATACAAAGCGGTTTTCATTGTTTCCAAATCAGTCGTATTTAATTAGTGAAATACCAACTTCTTATGAGCTAAAGTTGAATGGTTTTGTGCGTGAGTTATACTTGCGTACTTATGCTGGGGATATTGCAATACTTTATGAGATTTTTTGGCAAAAAGCATATGATAGATTTACAATTAATTATGCCTCTTTAGAAACAATTGTTGATCTAGGCGCAAATGTTGGATTAGCAAGTTTGTTTTTTAAATCCGTTTCTCCTCAAGCCAGCATCTTAGCAGTAGAGCCCGAAAGTAAAAACTTTGAGGTTCTTCAAAAGAACTTGAAAAAGATAATTAACTCTGAAAATATAATTGCCATAAAAGCTGCGGTGAACTATGTTGATGGTCCTTTAGCGTTGAAAAGAGAGCGCTTTGCATTTAATACCAAAATTGATAGTTCATTTAAAGGGGAAACTATTGAAGGTATTTCTTTAAATACGCTTTTTAACAGATATAATCTTCGTAAGGTCGATTTACTTAAAATAGATGTAGAGGGGTTTGAACATCAGATTTTTAGCGCAAATTTAGATTGGATAGATAAGGTTGAAAATATTATTATTGAAGTACATTCAGAAAAAGATTATCGTACCTGCATTGATACACTTACTCAAAAGGGATTTACTATTAAGCCTCTAAAACAAAATATTGAACAGGAAAATATTTACTGGGCATCTAGATAGGTTTACATTTATCTAGATGCTTTCTTATCAATTAAGAACCCAATTTTTATATAAATGTGGGACCAGCTCATTTTATTTTTTTAACCACCTGATAGGTTTAGGCAAACTGTTTCTTCTGATATGTAAATATTCTATAGGGTAAGATCCAAATTGAAGATCAAAAAAAGCAATGCCTGGTAAATCGGAGCCTTCAAACCGAAAGATCTTTTGTGAGCCGGCAACATTTTGAATAGCAGCATCGGTAAGTGCATAAAAGGCGCCGATGCTCTTTCCTTTTTCAGTACTTCCTCCGAGGATAGAATAAACAAATCTTTTGTCGGTATAGAGCAAATAAAAGCCAAGAACCTCATTACTCTTGGTGTGGGCCATATATGTTTGGG
This genomic interval from Flavisolibacter tropicus contains the following:
- a CDS encoding 2-C-methyl-D-erythritol 4-phosphate cytidylyltransferase, with product MKKYAIIVAGGVGTRMESATPKQFLLLHDKPVLYYTIRTFLEAYDDLKIILVLPEDYTDMGREIIDAYFDYNRIQITAGGETRFHSVKNGLRLLDEDGIVFVHDGVRCLLTTELIHRCYEKALENGSAIPVVPVKDSVRLLSGESNEAIERNRVVLVQTPQTFHSRILLPAFEIDYKERFTDEASVVESFGLKIELVGGEENNIKITRPIDLVAAESLLSMAQSLHND
- a CDS encoding isoaspartyl peptidase/L-asparaginase family protein; amino-acid sequence: MSTFTIAIHGGAGTILKEDMTPELEKAYMDALNDALEAGYGVLQRGGSAVNAVKAACILLEDNVLFNAGRGSVFTKQGLQEMDAAIMDGANLDAGAVAGVRNVRNPIALAIEVMQHSNHVFLSGQGANDFALQQGIKLEADDYFYSQFRYDQWKAVKDTDDYVMDHQHESKDELIRDKKFGTVGAVACDSNGNIAAATSTGGMTNKKWGRIGDSPLIGAGTYANNATCAISCTGHGELFIRSVAAYDVSCLMEYKGLSLQDAMDIVVRDKLVKIGGEGGMIGVDAKGNFAMPFNSAGMYRGAKSSMGRFEVLIYK
- a CDS encoding bifunctional heptose 7-phosphate kinase/heptose 1-phosphate adenyltransferase is translated as MKDLQQLFATFKEVKVGVIGDVMLDTYMWGHVERISPEAPVPIVSLDKKEYRIGGAGNVALNLHSLGAQAYVLSVTGKDEDSVNLNALFAQCGINVQYCIQSTSRITTNKTRIISRNQQMMRLDNEITFDLNREEEAALLDKVEQFIVAEKPDIIILEDYNKGVLTEAVIRSVISICKKAGVLTAVDPKRKNFFTYKGVDLFKPNLKEVKEALNMLFTDADHALLESIHAELHNLLHHRISFITLSEKGVFYKDGEETKLIPSHVRNIADVSGAGDTVIAVAALVYAATKDVYLMAAIANIAGGLVCEEVGTAAIDPKRLLEESELLIQ
- a CDS encoding FkbM family methyltransferase, whose amino-acid sequence is MISRLNLAVSKLLFCYKISLNTLTFLKLLWNTKRFSLFPNQSYLISEIPTSYELKLNGFVRELYLRTYAGDIAILYEIFWQKAYDRFTINYASLETIVDLGANVGLASLFFKSVSPQASILAVEPESKNFEVLQKNLKKIINSENIIAIKAAVNYVDGPLALKRERFAFNTKIDSSFKGETIEGISLNTLFNRYNLRKVDLLKIDVEGFEHQIFSANLDWIDKVENIIIEVHSEKDYRTCIDTLTQKGFTIKPLKQNIEQENIYWASR